The genomic region GGACCGTTTTTGATCGAGGATGAACGGGCGTTGTTTGAGCGCCGGCAGATTGATGTACTGATCAGCAAGAACAGCGGCAGCAGCGCCACGGAGCCAAAGCTGGAAGTGGCGCGGGAGCGTGGGGTGCCGGTGCTGGTGTTGAAGCGGCCGGTGTTGCCGGAGGTGGACCGGGAGTTCACGACCGTCAACTCGGTACTGCAAGCATTACAGTCGTTATGACCTGACACGAACAAATGCCAAGTCGCAACTCAGCGCGTTGGCCGAGGCCAGTGCTTCAATAAGGTTGATCAACAGGTCTTAGGTGCGGATTCCACCGGCTACAGGCACTGACTGAAACGGGCGTCCTCAGGACGCCCGTTTGCTTTTAAGCTTGAGGCTTGAAGCCTGCAGCTGTTTTTTCTATCACCTCCCAATCAATTACCGGCTTATGCGCTCGTGACAGCAGGGTGTAGACCGACGGCAACACGAACAGCGTAAACAAGGTGCCCACCAGCATCCCGATAACGATCACAAGCCCCAGGCCAAATCGACTGCTGGCGCCGGCGCCGGACGAGAACAGCATCGGCACCAGGCCAACCACCATCGCGGCGGTGGTCATCAGGATCGGGCGTAGACGAATTCGCGCCGCGCGAATGATCGCCTGAGCCGGTGTGCAGCGGTATAGCAGCTGTAACTCGTTGGCGAACTCGACCATCAGGATCCCGTGTTTGCTGATCAGTCCGATCAACGTCACCAAGCCAATCTGCGTGTAGATGTTGATCGTGGCCAAACCCAGGGCCAGCGGGATCAACGCGCCGCAGATCGACAGCGGCACCGTGATCAGGATGATCAGCGGATCGGTCAGGCTTTCATACTGCGCGGCCAGCACCATATAGATCACGATCAGCGCAAACAGGAACGTCAGCATCAACGCATTGCCTTCGTGAATGAACTGGCGCGAATCGGCCTGCCAGTCATGGCTGAAGCTGGCCGGCAGCTGTTGGCTGTGCGCCTGCAAAAACGCCACCGCCTGACCCAGGCTGACCCCCGGCGCCGGGATGCCCTGGAAGGTCGCGCTGTTCTGCTGATTGAACTGCTTGAGCTTGTTCGGCTCGATCACGCTGTGCAGGCTGACCACGGTCGACAGCGGCACCTGCTGGCCGGCGTCGGTATCGAGGTAGAAGGCATTCAGGTCCTGGGGCGTGAGGCGGCGCGACGCCTGGCTCTGGGGGATCACATCATAAGAACGGCCCTGCAAGGCGAAGCGGTTGGTGTAATTTTCGCCGATCAACACCGCCAGGGTGCTGCCGATGTCCTGCATGCGGATCCCCAGGCTGTTGGCCTTGCTGCGGTCGATGCGCACCTGGGTCACCGGGTTGTTGAAGGCCAGGTCACTATCGACCACCGCAAACAGGCCGCTGGCCCGTGCCTGGGTCTTCAGCTCTTCCATGGCCTGGTACAACGAGCGGTAGTCCTCGGTGCTGCGCATCACCAGTTGTACCGGCAAACCGCCGGTCGAAGCGGGCAGTGTCGGCAACTGGAACACAAAGATCGAGTTGCCCTCCACCGCATCCACGCTCTGTTGCAGTTCGGCCTGGATACTCGCGGCGCTGCGTGAACGTTGCGACCACTCGCTGAAGTTGACGCCCGCGAAGCTGGCCGCCACCCCGTCGTTGCCATTGATGATCCAGGTACTGACGGTCTCCGGCAGTTGGCCGAGAATCTCGCTCAACTGATAGGCATAGCGCTCCACGTAATCGAGGTTGGCGTGTTGCGGTGACTTGATCGCCAGCAGCAGGTTGCCCTGGTCCTCATTCGGCGCCAGTTCCTTGCTGGCCTGCCCGTACAGCCAGGGCAGACTGATCAGCACCAGTGCGCCCAGCAGCAGGATCAGCCCTCGCCTGCGCAACGAGCCGAGCAGCGCGCGCTGGTAGAGGCGCGCCAGACGCTGGAAGAAGCGCTCGGCCAGGCGGCTCATGCGCCCTTCGTGCTCCTGGCTGGGCAGCAGCTTGGCGCACATCACCGGGGTCAGGGTCAGGGCGATGACCCCGGAGACCAGCACCGCGCCGGCCAGGGTCAGGGCAAACTCCTTGAACAACGCACCGGTCAGGCCGTTCATCAGTCCGATGGGCATATAGACGGCGGCCAGGGTGATGGTCATGGCGATCACCGGCGAGGCAATTTCCCGTGCGCCGAACAGCGCGGCTTGCAGGGCCGTGCGGCCTTCCTTGAGATGACGGTGGATGTTCTCCATCACCACGATGGCGTCATCCACCACCAGGCCGATGGCCAGCACCATCGCCAGCAGCGTCAGCAGGTTGATGCTGAACCCGAACAACGTCATCAGCCCCAAAGCGCCGAGCATCGATAGCGGGATGCTGACGATGGGGATGATCACGCTGCGCACCGAGCCCAGGCATAGGTAGATGATCACCACCACGATCAGGATCGCTTCGATGAGGGTCTCGATCACTTCGATGATCGACGCCT from Pseudomonas yamanorum harbors:
- a CDS encoding MexW/MexI family multidrug efflux RND transporter permease subunit is translated as MKFTDLFVRRPVLALVVSLLIVLAGLKAYLDLPVRQYPLLESSVISVTTDYPGAPAELMQGFVTQPINQSLASVEGVDYVSSTSVQGRSQITLRMALNQDSAKALSDVIAKVNQVKYRLPEQAYDPVIERSAGDATAVAYVGFSSDSLSASALSDYLSRVVQPLFSTIEGVAKVETFGGQRLAMRLWLDPQRMAGHGISAAQVEQAIRDNNFQAAPGQIKGQYVVSSIQVNTDLSSLDEFRNMVISNNGDHLLRLRDIATVELGSAAYETSALMDAKPAVHLGLYATPKGNPLLIVADIKRLLPAIEKTLPPGVKVALAFETAHFIEASIIEVIETLIEAILIVVVIIYLCLGSVRSVIIPIVSIPLSMLGALGLMTLFGFSINLLTLLAMVLAIGLVVDDAIVVMENIHRHLKEGRTALQAALFGAREIASPVIAMTITLAAVYMPIGLMNGLTGALFKEFALTLAGAVLVSGVIALTLTPVMCAKLLPSQEHEGRMSRLAERFFQRLARLYQRALLGSLRRRGLILLLGALVLISLPWLYGQASKELAPNEDQGNLLLAIKSPQHANLDYVERYAYQLSEILGQLPETVSTWIINGNDGVAASFAGVNFSEWSQRSRSAASIQAELQQSVDAVEGNSIFVFQLPTLPASTGGLPVQLVMRSTEDYRSLYQAMEELKTQARASGLFAVVDSDLAFNNPVTQVRIDRSKANSLGIRMQDIGSTLAVLIGENYTNRFALQGRSYDVIPQSQASRRLTPQDLNAFYLDTDAGQQVPLSTVVSLHSVIEPNKLKQFNQQNSATFQGIPAPGVSLGQAVAFLQAHSQQLPASFSHDWQADSRQFIHEGNALMLTFLFALIVIYMVLAAQYESLTDPLIILITVPLSICGALIPLALGLATINIYTQIGLVTLIGLISKHGILMVEFANELQLLYRCTPAQAIIRAARIRLRPILMTTAAMVVGLVPMLFSSGAGASSRFGLGLVIVIGMLVGTLFTLFVLPSVYTLLSRAHKPVIDWEVIEKTAAGFKPQA